A window of Pleuronectes platessa chromosome 20, fPlePla1.1, whole genome shotgun sequence genomic DNA:
TCTTCAGGAAGAGCAACACAGCTACACAGGCAGCAATCATGTAAACAACAGAGAAAGAAGGCGAAGAGGATCCCTCATTTGAACACATTAAATCAGAACACACAAGTGACCTGTGATCAGGCAGAGGATCCAGAGTGAGCCTATACGAGGCTACAAAGAAGAATTAATACAGTacaactttctcttttccttccaCATACAACTGTGCACACAATCACCAGCAGAGGAACACGGGGGAGCACGCACAGGATCTGGGAGTTCGAGGAGGCGGAATGTGATTCTGCAGTGGAAGGGGTCAGAGATGAACATCGGAGAGGTCTCCAAAGGCGGAAGTCTATTCCTCCAATGTACGGAAGCTGTTCTGCATGTCCTCCAACAGCTGAGCATACTCGGCCTTGATCTTCACCTCGCCGTCCTTCACTGGGTCCTGCACAGATGTAGGAACATATTCTTAGAGCgtgagaagaaaacaaaccgGCCGAGCAGGATCTTTAGTATCATCTGTGATGTTTTAACAATGACCTGCATTATCACCGTGTTCTCACAAACATAAGGTCCTCTCATTGGAAGTGAGTTAAACAAAAGAAATACACTTTCCCTTCCTTCTGGGATGATGCACAGAAGGACTTGATACAGTCACTCagtaggggagagtggggtaatgtgggacatcgggtgatgtgaaacaccccctgtatctaggcagcggaacacatttgtggtaatgtgaccattatgttttcaagcccctcccattccccccttgccatgaaggtgaagttggtgctggtgctgtggaaagtatgttttttcacataaatgtgttttttgcatgtaaaagtaaattttcttgctttgaacttaatcaactgttgtgtcaaaacaaattgaatcaggtagaaaaacttatatcatacatgttggtgaacttccaacatataaaaccatgtgattgatgctagctgaagattagcctgaattgctaagagatgttgtttttctaaaattgtggcttcggggtaaagtgggacaaatgctgtggggtaaagtgggacaatgtctcactttaccccaccatgaagcacaagttaagtttagtcttaaacatattttaatgttatattacattatatatgttttatttttaatgtcataaacattgtagaaaagccatcatgccaagaaactacaccaggaagacaacatggggccaaacacccctcacagagatggagagtgcagccgctgaggtcatgcaaggaaagaagtccttaagaaaagctggaagggatagaaatattgataagacaaccctcaaaagattcataaagaaaaagagaaagggaaagtaaaatcagtagcctggggtgcagtagctgaggtaaagagaatattcacagatgagatggaggaggagcttgttaaacacttgaaacaactagctgaccagttccatggccttgctccagttaagtgccgtgaactggcatttgaatacgcagagaaaaacaatatccctgtccctgccaattggacagagaaacattgtgccggtaagctaggatgtgcaagagatcacatgaatcataataatcataaatgtgcttaattgaccaatccccatgattctgttactagtccgacattagttttggaatgtgtggttgtcaggattttaactattacaacatgtgttgttatggtagttttaaagtggaaaaagtaagtgtcccactttaccccagctacggggtaaagtgggacacaagaccactttttttaaaacaatcatattttcactgccctttgtcctgaagacattctgatcatttacattgctagaaaacatcctgaattaatgggaaatgtgtaaattttactgatatataattttagctcgcctagaggggagcaaatgtaaaaaatttcccacattaccccgctctcccctactttggttttctcaaagttattttttttggaATAAACAGCTTGTGTGAATTGTGTTTTAACAACTTGAAAATAAACCTGAGAACCACTATGTTCATACATAAGGCAGACACCCACACACCTTGAATTTCATTGAGCTGAGCCTGTAGAGGATTTCTCCCATGTGCTCCTTGATCATGGCCCAGGTGATCTTGTTGTCGCTCTGAGCTGTGGTCTCCACCGCGTGCCGAGCCATGTCGTAGAAAGCGATCGTGTTGGAGAGAATGCCCACCGTCTTATAGAAGGGACAGAACCTGAAGAGAGCATCAGTTAAAGTGATCAGTGATCAAGAGATGAAATCAATAATTCTGTTTTAGGCTTTAAAATGCCTATTTAGGACAAATCAGATTTACAgtgacaaaaaaactaaactccGATGTTTCCCTTTGAGACCAGGTAGGAGGAAGAGTAACATTACCTGTCATAAGGTGTGTAACCATTCTGCTGCAAGAAGTCGTCTTTAATCAGTTTGGCCACTTCCAGCGTGATTTTATCCGTTTCTGCGAGTGAAGCCTGTTAAATCAAAGTCGTGATCAGGTCAGCAGCTGCTTCACAATGTGATATTTCTGCAGAATCAGCTTCTCACTGAGTTACCTTTCCAACGAGCTGCACAATCTCAGccaggtcctcctcctcctgcaggatttCCTTGGACTTGGTACGCAGGGGCACAAATTCCGGGAAGTGCTTGTCGTAATACTCATCGAGAGCTCGGGTGTATTTGCTGTAGCTGATCAGCCAGTTGACAGAAGGGAAGTGCTTCCTCTGTGCCAGCTTCTTATCCAGACCCCAGAAAACCTGAGAGAAGAGAGCACGGCAACTGAAATACTGAAAACAACTTAGCTACTTAGTTCAAGTGACCATAAGATCAGAGTTTGATTATTTACCTGTACAATACCGAGTGTGGCTGAAGTGACAGGGTCAGAGAAGTCACCGCCAGGAGGTGAAACACTGAGGagagaaacattttcatttaactgTTGTTGTCCTCCAGTTACTGTCAACATGACATGTGCAAAGTACTGTCTCCCCCTAGTGATGTAAAGCTGTACTCACGCCCCTACGATACTGACGCTGCCCTCTCTCTCAGGGTTGCCCAGACACTTCACCCTGCCGGCACGCTCATAGAAGGAGGCGAGACGAGCACCAAGGTAGGCAGGATATCCACTGTCTGTGGGcagatttaaaaataacagatttttaTACACAACATAACCGACAAATCTGCTTCACGGAGATAAATCGACTGAACACTGCATCACCCAACTGGCTCTCTTTCAAAACAAAGAGGCGTGAGCTCCAATGTGAACACAGAGGACTGTAGAGGTGAATTCAGGTCTTAGCACAGATTCACATACATATCACCTCTGCCAAGGGGATTACGTTTCCATTGCCATTTGTTTGATTGACTGCAGGTTTACATAAAAACGACTGATCTGATTTACATGAAATTCTACTAAAATGATTGCTATAACCCAAAGAAGCACTCGTTCAAATATTCATAGACTCCTTGTTCTAAATTTTGTTTTGGGCATTAAAAAAAACCCGGTTCCCTCTGTATTGTTTCTGATTAATTTTGGATTAGCAAAGTTCTTAATGGTTTAATCAATCTAGCTACAGTTAGATTATACAACCTTGTGCTATTTGATGTTCTGACTAAAGGTTCCAAATTTGGGAATtaagcaacaaacaaaaaatgtaaagtcTTCCTATCATTTACTTAATAAAAGGTTGTTCCTTCTCACACTGATACGAGAAGTCAAAGGAGGAAATGAGAGCGTTGTTCTTTATAGGATCAGCAAAAAAGAATTGTGCACGGTCACGGCTACTTCCTTTTATAAAGCAGAAGCCAATCactaaaaaaacatgtgatttacTCCCAAATGATTTTCTAGTCTCCTTTAATCCAGTTTGAAGTTTGAGGCCGATAGCTGGCTGAATTTACCCCCTGATGCCATgtgagtgtttttctttattcccCATTGCCAAGAATTTATTACTGAAGCGTGAAACAGCTTTTTTATAAACTCCAGCAGCCTCTAAACTTACCAGCAGGCATCTCAGCCAGACGGCCAGAAATCTCCCTGAGAGCCTCGGCCCAACGAGAGGTGGAGTCGGCCATCATGCTCACGTTGTACCCCATGTCTCTGAAGTACTCAGACAGCGTGATTCCTGCCGAAACAAAGTCAATCAGTGCACAAGGCTCATGGGAGCTAATCTACAAGCGATCACAGAATAAGAATGAATGAGTCATCCATTAAGTAacactgctgattgttttcattgtgaTTTGCCGTTACCTGTGTAGATGGAGGCTTCTCTGGCAGCTACAGGCATGTTGGAGGTGTTGGCCACCAGTGCTGTTCTCTTCATGATGCTCTCCGTCTTCCCACCAACCTCCATGGTCAGCTGTCGGTCAGACCACACTAGCAATGTCAGTTACCTGTCAAGTCACTCTAACCAGTATGAAAAGTGATGGTGGCACTACTCACCTCAGGGAAGTCTCTCAGTACTTCTGACATCTCGTTACCACGCTCCCCACAGCCGACGTAAACGATGACATCACTGTTGGAGTACTTGGACAGGGACTGGGAGATGACAGTCTTACCACAACCAAAGGCTCCTGGGATGGCTGTGGTACCTCCTTGCACACATCTTCACAaaggaaacagacaaaaaaaagtcaaaatggCTTTAAAGACAAGTAAACTGTTTTTCTCTAAATGTTTCGAATGAAAAGGTGGATGTAGGACTCACGGGAAAAGGGCATCCAGAACTCTCTGTCCAGTCAGCAGCGGGTGATTGGCAGGCAGCTTCTCTGTGACAGGCCGCACTTGTCTGACAGGCCACACCTGCACCATGGTGAACTTCTCCTTCACGCCCTCAAACTCCAGCTCCATCACCACATCCTAgcaaaccaaaacacacacgttaaaaaaacaaagcaacaccTAAAAGTCACTTCGAATTTAGCAGAGCTCAAGATGGAGGCTTGTTGAACTCACGGTAACGTCATAGTTCCCAGGAGGAGCCACGTAAGTCACGGTGCCTCTGTTCTTGGGGGGCAGCATGATCTTATGCGTGATGAGGGAGTTCTCAAACACATTGCCATAGATGTCTCCCCCTGTGATGTGACTGCCAACCTAACAGtaagaaaggagaggagattTACTACTGTGAATCTAATTCAGCTAACTATTCCATCGTGAAAAGAAACAGTTTGCAAAGACACAAACCCGCAAGCTCTTGCAGGGAGTAAACTCCCACTTGAGGTCTCGGTTCAGGGCTCCGATGTTAACGCCTCTGGGGATGTAGATACTCTGTGTCATGTCATTGATGTCCTTTAGGGGTCGTTGGATACCATCAAAGATGGACCCCATGATTCCTGGACCCAGCTCGACAGACAGAGGCTTCCCCGTTCGCAGAACAGGATCTCCAACCGACACACCAGCTGTGCTCAAGCTCAGGAAAATCTAATGTTTGTGTAAGAGCTCAGAACAGTGTCTCAAAGAAGATGAGTACACACTACTAAGTTCAGTCTAGAACAACAGCTCCACACTTAATCTTAGAATCATGACCGTTATGAAACAGAGACTATTAAACACAAAAGTCAGTTTGCCCTAGGTAATTCATTAGCTTTTGCATTACATGAACCAAATCTGGTACTATTAGGGTTATCAAGCCAACAAATGATATCAACAACAGTAATAATTATACCAAGACTCAGGTCTGTTTGGAC
This region includes:
- the atp6v1ab gene encoding V-type proton ATPase catalytic subunit A codes for the protein MDTSKLPMIRDEERESEFGYVHGVSGPVVTATAMAGAAMYELVRVGHSELVGEIIRLEGDMATIQVYEETSGVSVGDPVLRTGKPLSVELGPGIMGSIFDGIQRPLKDINDMTQSIYIPRGVNIGALNRDLKWEFTPCKSLRVGSHITGGDIYGNVFENSLITHKIMLPPKNRGTVTYVAPPGNYDVTDVVMELEFEGVKEKFTMVQVWPVRQVRPVTEKLPANHPLLTGQRVLDALFPCVQGGTTAIPGAFGCGKTVISQSLSKYSNSDVIVYVGCGERGNEMSEVLRDFPELTMEVGGKTESIMKRTALVANTSNMPVAAREASIYTGITLSEYFRDMGYNVSMMADSTSRWAEALREISGRLAEMPADSGYPAYLGARLASFYERAGRVKCLGNPEREGSVSIVGAVSPPGGDFSDPVTSATLGIVQVFWGLDKKLAQRKHFPSVNWLISYSKYTRALDEYYDKHFPEFVPLRTKSKEILQEEEDLAEIVQLVGKASLAETDKITLEVAKLIKDDFLQQNGYTPYDRFCPFYKTVGILSNTIAFYDMARHAVETTAQSDNKITWAMIKEHMGEILYRLSSMKFKDPVKDGEVKIKAEYAQLLEDMQNSFRTLEE